Sequence from the Ictalurus furcatus strain D&B chromosome 25, Billie_1.0, whole genome shotgun sequence genome:
gcatgattatggttagagataaagtcttcaggaaggtagagctccaggaacagggttggtgaccactggtctaggGGTTTCAGTCTTCTGCTTTATTTTGAATTGTCTAGAGCTAGTTTATATGCCGGATAGACCCTGAATGCCATTAGCAATCCTGCTTAAAAAGTTCTCCTGatcaaaaaaaagttctgcTATAACTTGGTCATCAATACTTGATCATGAATCCACAAACTAGCTGATCATATTCATCCATTCTGTGTTTTTAGTCGTGGCTTTTTTTCGAGAGGCACAGAGAGGCTgcttgttttgtattttgagGTTCAAAATTTTAGCTAACTTACACCAAAATCACTGATTACACCTTTAAATATTGGTAgctgatgtggtttaggacacagtgTGACTCACTTCAATCTAGAAAGATGAACAAAGTGTAAACTGAATGctgtacttatatatatatatatatatatatacacacacacacataataccgAACtacattaagtgtgtgtgtgtgcgtgctccACCTCCCAAATTTTAAAGGTGAATTTGTAGAAATTAAATTTGTAAATAGGTAATTGTGCtattttacatgtttaatatatatatattatctcacaaaagtgagtacacccctcacatttttgtaaatatttgattatatcttttcatgtgacaacactgaagaaatgacactttgctacgatgtaaagtagtgagtgtacagcttgtgtaacagtgtaaatttgctgtcccctcaaaataactcaacacacagccattaatgtctgacccgctggcaacaaaattgagtacacccctaagtgaaaatgtccaaattgggcccaaagtccctcaatgaactgtagctccccactGCAGGCaacactcatgcagccccagaccatgacactcccaccaccatgcttgactgtaggcaagacatacttgtctttgtacacctcacctggttgccgccacacacgcttgacaccatctgaaccaaataagtttatcttggtctcatcagaccacaggacatggttccagtaatccatgtccttagtctgcttgtgttcagcaaactgtttgcgggctttcttgtgcatcatttttagaagaggcttccttctgggacaacagccatgcagaccaatttgatgcagtgtgcggcatatggtctgagaactgacaggctgaccccccaccccttcaacctctgcagcaatgctggcagcactcatacatctatttcccaaagacaacctctggatatgacactgagcacgtgcactcaacttctttggtcgaccatggcgaggcctgttctgagtggaacctgtcctgttaaactgctgtatggtcttgaccaccatgctgcagctcaatgtcagggtcttggccatctttatgtagagcaaccattctttttttcagatcctcagagagttctttgccatgaggttccatgttgaacttccagtgaccagtatgagggagtgtgagagcgatgacaccaaatgtaacacacctgctcaccattcacacctgagaccttgtaacactaacaagtcacatgacaccggggagggaaaatggctaattgggcctaatttggacattttcacttatgggtgtactcacttctgttgccagcggtttagacattaatggctgtgtgttgagttattttgaggggacagcaaatttatactgttacacaagctgtacactcactactttacattgtagcaaagtgtcatttcttcagtgttgtcacatgaaaagatataatcaaatatttacaataatgtgaggggtgtactcacttttgtgagatagtgtgtgtatgtgtatatatatatatatatatataaaatgtcatttaaatgaagataaagTGAATAATAATCAAGGCTCGTCAAGGCTGTCTGTGCGAGAATGTTGAAGGTATTTTAGCGTCATCGGTATCggtgtttgtttttagtttacAGTAACGGTCCTAAGTTCTGTTTCTCTCCTCTCATCCTGCAGAAATGTTACACTGCAGTCCCAGATTACTCGCAAATGGGTACTATAATCCCAAGGTCCCCACAATTCGACAGATCTGCTATAAGGAGACCCccatcaggtgtgtgtgtgtgtgtgtgtgtgatacatgTTTATTAATTCAGCAAACAAGCTGTCCCTCTCTGCCTGTCTATAtttgtgttctttctctctctcacacctcaGTATCTTcaagaaaaggaaagggaagTGCAGAGTGGGCGGGGCCTGTCACAACTTAATTAGCGAATTTAACATGTGTGATTTCCCGAGCCTGGAAAAACGTGAGTTCTTCAAAATGTACAATATCACGTGTAACATGTCTTAAAGTAAGATAGACTATGACATGACATAAATTCATTGTCAGGTTCTGATATAAAAAAGTAATGCGCAtctgccagccaatcagaaacaagtATTTTCTCTAGCCAGGGTATGAGTAGTTGCCACATTAGCCGCTCTCGTTAGCTAGTGTGATACATCAACACATCCGCCATATTGGAAGGGAACAAATTCAATTGTAAGGCAATGTAATCCGCCTTAACTCCAACATAAACTCCATGAaagttaaatgtgtaaatgtttttgtcgGTCAAACTAAActtgtacacatacacacacaccttctgctCTTAACACACGTCTCAAGTATATTTTGCAGAGCTGTGTAAACTAATCTTTTCTTTACTTGTTTAGAAGGTCCCATGGTGACATCTGAAATATCTCCTCAGCATGCTTCCCCACCCAGCAGGTAAGTTCTgagtatatgagtgtgtgcgagtgtgtttgtgtgtgcgagtgtgtttgtgtgtttgtgtagtgtgtgtgtactcctGCATGACCATGCtgtccctccatctctcctcagATGTTTTTTAGTTGTGAGGAAGATGGTTCTTCTTCCCCTCCTCCTCTGCCTGCTGGGGTTTGGTGAGTGTGTACATACATTCATTATCTTTCTCCATCAGTTATTAAACACCCACACGCTACCTGCTAGCTTTACCTGATAAacctgtaatgtaatgtgtttgttgttgtgtttttgtgtgcaggtGTTTGGTTTTGCTACATGAGTGTTACTAAACAgctgtttcagcctgcagaatATTTGACACAGGCCACATATATACGGAATCAAGCAGATCTGCTTGTAAGTGACATCACTGCCTTAATACTAACTGATGATAGCCCACTTTAGCTAACATTACAGTACAGGGAAGAGCATAGTGTTTAGGGAGTAGTGCATAGAGCATAGTGTTTAGGGAGTAGTGCATAGGGCATAGTGTTTAGGGTGTAGTGTATAGGGCATAGTGTTTAGGGAGTAGTGCATAGGGCATAGTGTTTAGGGTGTAGGCTACAATGTGTAGGGTGCAGTGTTTAGGGTCTAGTGTATAGGGCATagtgtttagggtgtagggtgcaatgtgtagggtgtagtgtataGGGCATagtgtttagggtgtagggtgcaATGAGTAGGGTGCAGTGTTTATTGTGTAGGGTGCAatatgtagggtgtagtgtataGGGCATagtgtttagggtgtagggtgcaATGTGTAGGGTGCAGTGTTTAGGGTGTAGagggtagggtgtagggtgtagagggtagtgtttatggtgtagggGCAGTGTTTAGGGTGTAGAGggtagtgtttatggtgtagggGCAGTGTTTAGGGTGTAGAGGGTAGTGTTTAGGGTGTACAGGGTAGTGTTCAGGGTTTTGGGGCAGTGTTTAGGGTTTTTGACTGCCTCCATTCAtggtcttttttgtttaattatttcagGAAGAGATCAAGTTCCTGAAACTGACAATAAGAAATCAGAGTCTAGAACAAAAGGTGAGgaatcacagacacacacatatatatatatatatacacacacacacacacactattggcagctctgctacatTATTTTAGGTGTTTAGGGTGTAGCTGCAGTGTTTAGGTTGTAGGGTGCagtgtttagggtgtagggtgcaGAGTCCAGGGTGTAGGGTGCAGTGTGTAGGTTGCAGAGGCAGTGTTTAAGGTGTAGGGTGCAGTGTTTAGGGTGTAGCTGCAGTGTTTAGGTTGTAGGGGTAGTGTTTCGGGTGTAGGGTGCAGTGTGTAGGTTGTAGAGGCAGTGTTTAAGCCTAAACACTGCCTCTACAACATACACACTGCACCCTACACATTTTAAGGTGTAGGGGTAGTGTTTCGGGTGTAGGGTGCAGTGTGTAGATTGTAGAGGCAGTGTTTAAGCCTTAAACACTGCCTCTACAATCTACACACTGCACCCTACACCCTTTAAGGTGTAGGGGTAGTGTTTAGAGTGTACGGGCACTGTTTAGGGTGTAGGGGCACTGTTTAGGTTGTAGAGTGCAGTGTCTAGGGTGTAGGGTACAGTGTCTAGGGTGTATTGTGCAGTGTGTAGGTTGTAGAGGCAGTGTCTAAGGTGTAGGGTGCagtgtttagggtgtagggtgcaGTGTTTAGGGTTTTTGACTACCTCCATTCAtggtcttttttgttttgtcatttcAGGAAGAGTTCCAGAAACTGGCGATAAGACAACAGAGGCTAGAACAAAAGGTGaggaatctcacacacacacacacacacacacacacacacacacacacacacactctctctctctctttgcagcTCTGCtacattattttcatgtgattgaattgaaatgaaatggccaataaaaggaaataaagcgCTGTGGAATGGGACGACTCGGCCTGCTGCTTTATTCGTTTATGCTGACTCTTCATCATGTCATgaacattttattgattttttattttttctttcacaggATGTTGAAGAACTCATACGCAGATCTCTCAGCCGTTACCGAGCTGATGGTATTGGAATGGCAGACTACGCGCTGGAGTCTATAGGTAACTCTCACGTCCTTCACATCTAAATGAGTCatctggatttttta
This genomic interval carries:
- the LOC128600857 gene encoding SUN domain-containing protein 2-like isoform X2, which produces MFQCNQKAANQGKEMLHCSPRLLANGYYNPKVPTIRQICYKETPISIFKKRKGKCRVGGACHNLISEFNMCDFPSLEKQGPMVTSEISPQHASPPSRCFLVVRKMVLLPLLLCLLGFGVWFCYMSVTKQLFQPAEYLTQATYIRNQADLLEEFQKLAIRQQRLEQKDVEELIRRSLSRYRADGIGMADYALESIGAAVIASTETHKTKYCKVFGISVWCNNNGPETAIQPEVSPGKCWGFKGHQGFLLISLPYYVCITHVTLEHLPRVLSPKGHIGSAPRDFAVYGKVNKKDGGKLLGEFTYDYDGEPIQTFEISNSSNEAYGLVELRILSNWGHPEYTCVYRFRVHSQPVW
- the LOC128600857 gene encoding SUN domain-containing protein 2-like isoform X1, which produces MFQCNQKAANQGKEMLHCSPRLLANGYYNPKVPTIRQICYKETPISIFKKRKGKCRVGGACHNLISEFNMCDFPSLEKQGPMVTSEISPQHASPPSRCFLVVRKMVLLPLLLCLLGFGVWFCYMSVTKQLFQPAEYLTQATYIRNQADLLEEIKFLKLTIRNQSLEQKEEFQKLAIRQQRLEQKDVEELIRRSLSRYRADGIGMADYALESIGAAVIASTETHKTKYCKVFGISVWCNNNGPETAIQPEVSPGKCWGFKGHQGFLLISLPYYVCITHVTLEHLPRVLSPKGHIGSAPRDFAVYGKVNKKDGGKLLGEFTYDYDGEPIQTFEISNSSNEAYGLVELRILSNWGHPEYTCVYRFRVHSQPVW